Within Desulfovibrio legallii, the genomic segment GGTGCTGATCCAGATCATGAAAGACCTGGTGCGCGCCAGCCCGGATCCCGCGCGGCAGCTGCCCCTGGCCCACGATTTTCACCGCGCTGTGGGCGGCACCCCGCGCATTGTCCGCGCCCTGCTGCGGCGCTACCATCTGCTGGAAATGCCTGAGGCCTGGAACCAGCACGCCTTTGACCACCATGTGCACGACGCCAACACCAAGGGCCGCAAAAGCCCAACCCATCTGGTTATGGACGCCTGGATCAAGGGCATCCGTTTTCTCACCGTCGTCTATTACAATACGGTGGATCCGGAGGCGGCGCGCGAGCTTTTGCGGGCCGCGCGCATTATGGGCATTACCGTGCGCATCGGCATCGAATTTCGGGCCGCGTTTGGGGACAAACTGGTGGAATTTACCTGGTCGCCGCTCAATACGGAGACCTCCAAGGCCTTCACCGAGCTGCTCCGGCGCAAGGACGTGGCCGCCGTGCTGGCCGCCCACGCTCCGGTCAACGCCTGGATGCGCGAGCACGCGCTGCTGCTCCTGCGGGCCTGGAACCAACGCCATGCCCCGGCCCTGGCCGCCCGCTGGGGCCTGGAAACCCCGCCGCCCCTGGAGGAAGAGGCCTTCCTGGCCTATGTGGGGCAGCGCCAGCCCTCCACCCTGCACCTGGCCGAATACATCTATCAGGAATGGCGGCCCCTGTTGCAGGCCAAGCGCGCGGCCACCGTCGCCGCCCTGGCCGCGGCCGCGGACCCGCACCAGCAACGGCAGCTGCGCGACAGACTGGACCGGCTGGACAATCTGGTGCCCGACGGCCTGCGGGAGGACTGGCTCGGCCCGGAGACCAACCCGGATATTGTCTTTCCCAACCGCCCGCATCCGGACCTGCCGCCCATCCTGCGCCAGACCCCCGAGGAGCTGGTGGAAAGCCTCGTCCCTCTGCACCCCTGCCAGATGATCCTCAGCCTCTCCGGCCTCACCGCCCAGGATGTGCTGGAGCTGCTCTGGCGCTGCCAGGGGCGCATTACCCACCTGGAGCTCTTCAATCTGCGGGAGTGGAATGAAGGACGGCTCCGGCACGCGGCGGCCATCAATGCCCTGCAGCGGGCCATCAACGAAGGTAGCACCCCCAGGCTCAAGCACGTCATCCGCCAGATCGTCCACGACGAACCCGCCGCCTCGCCCCGGCGCGCCCTGTTCCAAACCATCCTCGGCCGGCTGCCGCAGCTGCAGGAATGGTATGCCCTTGCGCGCTTGGGATCGCGCATCGGTACGGATTCCACCAGCAGCTCCCACCACACCCACGGCATGGGGCTTGTCTTTGTGGAAACCCTTCCCCCCAAGGCCAGGGCCGCCCTGCGGCGGGAGCGCAATACCCAACGCCTGACCCTGCCCGTGCACACGGATATTTACCGCTTTGTGCAGCAGCACGAGCCGCCGCAGCCGCAGCCCCGGTGGCAAACGCTGCTCCGGCGGCTGCCGGGCCTGAGCAACCTGGGCTGCCAGTGCGTGCGGGGCTGGGGCCTGGAAAAAAAGACCACCAGCGTCGGTCGCGACGGCAACCTGGTGACCCTGGGCGGCGTGGACGACCGGGGCATCAGCCGCGACGCCGCCGATGGCCGCCCGCCGGAAGAGGAAGCCTGGACCTTCGCCCGCGCGCTTGCCTGCTGCAACAGCGCCCTGGCCAATACCCTGAAAATTCTGGCGGGCTTTCTGGCCGCCCAGTGGGCCTTCTGGTATGTGGACAGCTGGTGGGTGCTGACCTGGTTCGGCGCGCTGACCTGGTTTGCCATCACAGCCGTGCGCAACGTGGCGCAGGCCGTGGTGGGGGGCGGGGCCTTTACCCGCTCCCTGCTGCTGCCCTGGAAACGCTTTGTGAGCTGGGGGCGCATTGCCGATTCCCTCTTCTACACGGGGATATCCGTCCCCCTGCTGGAGGTGGGCGTGCGGCTCTGGCTTCTGCAGGATACGCTGGGCATTACGGTGGAGACAAGCCCGCTGATCGTCTACACGGTCATTGCCCTGGTCAACAGCGCCTATATTTCCGGGCACAATCTCTACCGCGGCCTGCCGCGCGAGGCCGTGGTCGGCAATCTTTTTCGCAGCGCCCTGTCTATCCCCCTCTCCCTGGCGCTGGGGCAGGGGCTGCTGGGCGCATTTACGCTGCTGGCCCTGCCCAACCCGCTGGCGCTGCTGCAAAATTGCGCGGCCATCGTCTCCAAATGCGCTTCGGACATGGTGGCGGCCGTCATTGAGGGCTTTGCCGACCGCAACGCCTTTCTGCGCCTCCGGCAGCGCGACTACGACAGCAAACTGCGCCAGATGTACGCCAACCTCACCCGGCAGGAGCTGCTCTTCCCCCACCGCGACCTGGAACGCATGCTGGAAAAGCCCGAAGACTACTGGCGGCAGCTCTACGCCAAAGACCCCGCCGTGGCCCGCGAAGCTGTGGCCCACCTGCTGGACATGCTCTACATGTGGTACTACCAGCCCCGCGCGCGCCAGGTCTTCTGGCGCAAAATGCGCGCCGCCCCGCCGGAGGAGCGGGGCATTGTGCTGGGCCTGCACGCCCTGCTGGGCCTGGAACGGGAGATCAGCACCCTTATCCTCAACGGCCTGCTGGAGCATGACTTTGCCCGCGCTCTGGCCTTTTACCTGCAAAATAACCGCAGCTATCTGCGCGACCTGCACGCCGACGCCGCGCAAAAACTCAACTGCCCGGATGTCTGCCAGTTTTGATAACAATTCCCACAATATGTCTAACAGTCCAATTTCCTTTGGCAAGCATAAAATTTTTAAAAAAATCTGAAAAAAATTGTCCCGGCCCCCTTCTCAAGCCGCCAGCGTGTCTTATTTGTATGCCGGTGCGGGGCCGTACCACGGCGCTCTTTCGCCACGGCCCATTACGCGCAATATTTCCGGCGCGGCCGCTTCAGGGCGGCCTTCGTCGCGTCCCCTCTGGGACAAGAAAAACAATATTTCCGGGAGGATTTGACGTCATGAAGCTGAAACCCCTCAACGACCGTGTGCTGGTCAAGCGTCTTGAGTCCGAAGAAAAGACCGCCGGCGGCCTGTATATTCCTGATACGGCCAAAGAAAAGCCCTCCAAGGGCGAGGTCGTGGCCGTGGGCCCGGGCAAGGTTGGGGAAAAGGGCGAGCGCGTGGCTCTGGCCGTGAAGCCCGGCGATATGGTGCTGTTCAACAAGTATGCCGGCACGGAAGTGAAACTGGACGGCGTTGACCACCTGGTCATGCGCGAAGAAGACATCCTGGCCGTTATTGACTAGCTCACCCCACAGCGTTTTCATTTTCAGGAGGAAATATCCCCATGTCTGCTAAAGAAATTCTTTTTGACGTTAAAGCCCGTGAAAAACTCGCCCGCGGCGTGGACAAACTTGC encodes:
- the groES gene encoding co-chaperone GroES — encoded protein: MKLKPLNDRVLVKRLESEEKTAGGLYIPDTAKEKPSKGEVVAVGPGKVGEKGERVALAVKPGDMVLFNKYAGTEVKLDGVDHLVMREEDILAVID